The segment TAAGGATGTTTCGCTTTCCACCAAGAAGATTGCCGGTGTGATCGTCCCGGTTCTGGATGAGATAGAGTTTGAAATAGGCCGTTACAGCCTGTTTAATACTCCGGCTTGGTTTACTGATGGCATCGGGTTGCTCAAGAAGCTGGCCCGCACAGGGATTGAAGCCGAATTCTCTGGAATGAAGCTGGAGTTATTGGAGCATGCCAGGAAGAAAACAACTCAAAAGGTGAACCTGTTTGAGAAAGTTCAGATTCCGGGATATAAAGATGCTATCCGAAAAGTGAAACGCTTTATGGAAGATGAGGAAAGTCTGTCAAAGTCTTCACAGAAGATTATGCGGGCTAACCAGGAAAAACGGAAAGCTAAAGAAGAGGAGGTTGGCGTATGATTGTA is part of the Parabacteroides sp. AD58 genome and harbors:
- a CDS encoding V-type ATP synthase subunit D, producing the protein MAIKFQYNKTSLQQLEKQLKMRERSLPTIKSKESALRIEVKRTKDEVNQLELQLEQEIQSYENMVALWNEFNPSLIAVKDVSLSTKKIAGVIVPVLDEIEFEIGRYSLFNTPAWFTDGIGLLKKLARTGIEAEFSGMKLELLEHARKKTTQKVNLFEKVQIPGYKDAIRKVKRFMEDEESLSKSSQKIMRANQEKRKAKEEEVGV